One Bacteroidales bacterium genomic region harbors:
- a CDS encoding efflux RND transporter periplasmic adaptor subunit: MKTIVKNIKNNNKMKAFSSILMVMVVFLSACGGNKEQVQTEDAESAKARVKVQKVTEQPVEQLVELTGTVQAFKSNDIATTVPGRIDKIYVEVGDRVRKGQTLVEMDRTNYIQAKIQLQNAEKELARVDTLYRLGSATQQQFDQLTSQVEVAREALANLEENTILTSPIDGVVTARNFDPRNIYGGAPAILNVMQITPVKIQVSISETYFPSVKTGMEVKIKLDVYPGREFDGKITLIYPTIDQQTRTFISEISIPNNDMAIRPGMFARVTLNFGTMNHVVVPDMAVIKQMGTNAKFVYVVENGIAHQKRVELGRRDGNSYELLSGVDNNATVIVAGQAKLLDGTPVTIQE; the protein is encoded by the coding sequence ATGAAAACAATAGTAAAAAACATAAAAAACAATAATAAAATGAAAGCATTTAGCAGTATATTAATGGTAATGGTTGTTTTCCTGTCTGCTTGCGGTGGCAATAAAGAACAGGTTCAGACTGAAGATGCAGAAAGCGCCAAAGCCCGGGTGAAGGTTCAAAAAGTAACAGAACAACCTGTTGAACAACTAGTTGAATTAACAGGAACCGTACAGGCATTCAAAAGCAACGATATAGCCACTACCGTACCGGGCCGTATAGATAAAATATATGTTGAAGTAGGTGACCGGGTACGTAAAGGCCAGACATTGGTTGAAATGGATAGAACGAATTATATCCAGGCAAAGATCCAATTGCAGAATGCAGAAAAGGAACTGGCACGTGTCGACACGCTTTACCGTTTGGGAAGTGCTACACAACAACAATTCGATCAATTGACCTCCCAGGTGGAAGTGGCTCGTGAAGCATTAGCCAATCTGGAAGAGAACACCATATTGACTTCACCCATTGACGGTGTTGTAACAGCCCGTAACTTTGACCCGAGAAATATCTATGGAGGTGCGCCTGCAATTCTGAATGTAATGCAGATAACCCCGGTGAAGATCCAGGTAAGTATATCCGAAACATATTTCCCTTCGGTAAAAACAGGTATGGAAGTGAAAATCAAATTGGATGTTTACCCCGGTCGTGAATTTGACGGGAAAATAACATTGATCTATCCGACGATCGACCAACAGACCCGTACATTCATTTCAGAAATCAGTATTCCCAACAATGATATGGCAATACGCCCGGGAATGTTTGCCCGTGTAACACTCAATTTTGGTACCATGAACCATGTGGTGGTTCCTGATATGGCTGTAATAAAACAAATGGGTACGAATGCCAAATTCGTCTATGTGGTGGAAAACGGTATAGCACACCAGAAAAGAGTTGAGTTAGGCCGTCGTGACGGTAATTCATACGAGTTGTTGTCGGGTGTTGATAACAATGCTACGGTGATTGTTGCCGGACAAGCAAAATTACTTGACGGAACCCCTGTCACGATTCAGGAATAA
- a CDS encoding TetR/AcrR family transcriptional regulator, with translation MSKERIIEGAKELFRLSGLKSTTMDDIAKHIGMSKRTIYENFKDKEEILVACLDQVYWENRRFSEKVFAESDNVIEATVILLRKGAEQARKQRYMIIEDIKKYYPEVYQNILLSQQDDKQKEMEALVEQGMKEGVFREDLNPEIIAYFFAQQAEGIAINDQKLDGYSLLEVFKNMVLSFIRGICTPKGLKIINQLTK, from the coding sequence ATGAGTAAAGAGCGTATCATAGAAGGAGCCAAAGAATTATTCAGACTATCCGGTCTTAAGAGCACTACCATGGATGATATCGCCAAGCATATCGGAATGTCAAAGCGGACCATATATGAAAACTTTAAAGACAAAGAAGAAATATTGGTGGCCTGCCTGGATCAGGTTTATTGGGAGAATAGACGGTTTTCCGAAAAGGTTTTCGCCGAATCCGACAATGTGATCGAGGCAACGGTGATACTGCTCAGAAAAGGGGCGGAACAGGCAAGGAAACAACGGTATATGATCATCGAGGACATCAAAAAATATTATCCTGAAGTATATCAGAATATTTTGCTCTCCCAGCAGGATGACAAACAAAAGGAAATGGAAGCGTTAGTGGAACAGGGAATGAAGGAAGGTGTATTCAGGGAAGACCTGAATCCTGAAATCATCGCCTATTTTTTCGCCCAACAAGCTGAAGGAATTGCAATAAATGATCAGAAATTAGATGGCTATTCATTATTAGAAGTGTTCAAAAACATGGTTCTTTCATTCATCAGAGGTATATGTACGCCAAAGGGATTAAAAATAATTAATCAATTAACAAAATAA
- a CDS encoding efflux RND transporter permease subunit, with product MKIYEVAVKKPVSTILIFIGIVLFGLFSLSKLSIDLYPEIETNTILVFTTYSGASAEDIETNVTRVLEDALNTVSDLKTISSTSRDNMSMITIEFTWGTDIDVATNDVRDKLDMIKQYLPDDAESPIIFKFSTDMIPVMILSATAKESTDALYKILDDRVSNPLNRINGVGTVSVTGAPKREVHVNVDPQKLEAYNLTVEQIGGIIAAENLIMPAGTFDIGSNTYSLRIDGEFDVSDEMKRLVVGSYNGQNIYMTDVAVVKDTLEERAQESYTNGIRSATIIIQKQSGANTVDIAKKVTAALPALQKDLPADVELSVIMDTSEFIVDSINSLTETVILAGIFVMVVVLFFLGRWRATIIIILTIPISLVASFVYLMVSGNTINIISLSSLTIAIGMVVDDAIVVLENITTHLERGSKPREAAIYGTNEVGVAVMASTLTIIAVFLPFTMVSGLAGIMFQQLGWMVTIIITMSVICALTLTPMLSAYMLKGQSKEQKESKIYAPIRKMLDGLDNWYAGILNWAVRHRLVVVLGAVAIFVSSLFLLSRVGSEFIPESDNGQITATIELPIGTRVEFAKEAAAKIQNKFSNDFPEIEAMTYTVGQASSDNTFAAMQDNGTHIITMRMRFGNASDRDRSIFEMAEQMRLYLETLPELVKYQISTAGGSGFDNAVDIEIYGYDFETTDKLAAEIKEKTANVPGFRDIRISREEYRPEYQIDFDREKLALYGLNMSTVSSFVRNRINGLTASQFREDGEEYDIIVRYDEKFRQSIEDIENIMVYNNLGQGLRVRELGMVVERFSPPSIERENRERVVKVSGSIYDAALSDVVAGINAELAQITIPDGIGVNIGGTWEDQQESFGDLGTLLVLVIVLVYIVMASQFESFKSPFIIMLSLPFAFTGVFLALWLTNTTLNMLSMIGAIMLVGIVVKNGIVLIDYINLNRERGTGLIPAVVAGGKSRLRPVLMTTMTTILGMLPMALKLGEGSEMWQPMGIAIIGGLTISTILTLIVVPVVYTIFGAGDIKKERKRFAAELKEMNLEEEQ from the coding sequence ATGAAAATATACGAAGTAGCAGTAAAAAAACCCGTCAGTACCATACTTATTTTTATCGGTATTGTCTTGTTCGGGCTTTTTTCCCTTAGCAAGCTGTCTATCGACTTATATCCTGAGATAGAAACCAATACCATACTTGTATTTACCACTTATTCAGGAGCCAGCGCCGAGGATATCGAGACCAATGTAACCCGTGTGCTGGAGGATGCTTTGAATACCGTCAGCGATCTGAAGACCATCTCTTCTACTTCCCGGGACAATATGTCGATGATCACCATTGAGTTTACCTGGGGAACGGACATTGATGTAGCAACCAATGATGTGCGGGATAAGCTGGACATGATCAAGCAGTATTTACCTGATGATGCGGAAAGTCCTATTATTTTCAAGTTCAGTACGGATATGATCCCTGTGATGATCCTTTCCGCAACGGCAAAAGAAAGTACCGATGCATTATATAAAATACTGGACGACCGTGTATCCAACCCGTTGAACCGTATCAACGGCGTAGGTACAGTATCCGTAACCGGAGCGCCTAAACGGGAAGTACATGTGAATGTAGATCCCCAGAAACTGGAAGCGTATAACCTCACCGTAGAGCAAATAGGGGGCATTATTGCAGCAGAAAACCTGATTATGCCCGCAGGTACTTTCGATATAGGTTCCAATACCTATTCGTTACGTATCGATGGCGAGTTTGATGTCAGCGATGAAATGAAAAGATTGGTGGTAGGCTCATACAACGGACAGAATATTTATATGACGGATGTGGCCGTAGTGAAAGATACCCTGGAGGAAAGAGCCCAGGAAAGCTATACCAACGGAATCCGTTCAGCTACTATCATTATCCAGAAACAATCAGGGGCTAACACGGTGGATATTGCTAAAAAAGTAACCGCAGCCTTACCTGCTTTGCAAAAAGACCTGCCTGCCGACGTTGAGTTAAGCGTTATCATGGATACATCCGAATTTATAGTGGATAGTATCAACAGTTTAACGGAAACAGTCATATTGGCCGGTATTTTTGTAATGGTCGTAGTATTATTTTTCCTTGGCCGTTGGAGGGCAACCATTATTATTATCCTGACTATCCCGATCTCATTGGTAGCATCGTTTGTTTACCTGATGGTTTCCGGGAATACGATCAATATTATATCGCTGAGTTCACTAACAATCGCCATAGGTATGGTGGTGGACGATGCCATTGTGGTGCTTGAGAATATCACCACGCATCTTGAACGGGGTAGTAAACCGCGTGAAGCAGCTATTTATGGTACCAATGAAGTAGGGGTAGCCGTTATGGCATCAACGCTAACTATTATCGCCGTGTTCCTGCCGTTTACCATGGTATCGGGGCTGGCCGGTATTATGTTCCAGCAGCTGGGCTGGATGGTAACGATCATCATCACCATGTCTGTGATCTGTGCCTTGACGCTGACACCTATGTTATCGGCTTACATGCTGAAAGGACAGAGTAAGGAGCAGAAGGAAAGTAAAATATATGCACCTATCAGAAAGATGTTGGACGGATTGGATAACTGGTACGCAGGAATATTGAACTGGGCTGTTCGCCATAGATTGGTAGTTGTTTTAGGTGCTGTTGCCATTTTTGTATCCAGCTTGTTCCTGCTAAGTCGCGTAGGATCCGAATTTATTCCGGAATCAGATAACGGGCAAATCACAGCTACGATTGAGTTACCCATCGGTACCCGTGTAGAATTTGCCAAGGAAGCTGCCGCAAAAATTCAAAATAAGTTCAGCAATGATTTTCCCGAAATCGAGGCAATGACCTATACTGTTGGGCAAGCATCATCCGATAACACTTTTGCTGCGATGCAGGATAACGGTACCCATATCATTACGATGCGTATGAGGTTCGGTAATGCCAGCGACAGGGACCGGAGTATCTTCGAGATGGCAGAACAGATGCGACTATATCTGGAAACATTGCCGGAACTGGTCAAGTACCAGATATCAACAGCCGGAGGTAGCGGGTTCGATAATGCCGTGGATATCGAAATATATGGTTACGATTTTGAAACGACGGATAAATTAGCTGCCGAGATCAAGGAAAAAACAGCCAATGTCCCGGGATTCCGCGACATAAGAATCAGCCGCGAAGAATATCGGCCGGAATACCAGATCGATTTCGATCGTGAAAAGTTAGCCTTATACGGATTGAATATGTCCACTGTTTCTTCCTTTGTCCGTAACAGGATCAACGGGTTAACCGCATCTCAATTCCGCGAAGATGGAGAAGAGTATGACATTATCGTTCGTTACGATGAGAAATTCCGCCAGTCAATAGAAGATATTGAAAACATTATGGTATACAACAATCTGGGACAGGGACTCCGCGTCCGTGAACTGGGAATGGTTGTAGAACGGTTCTCTCCTCCGAGTATCGAGCGTGAAAACCGTGAACGTGTGGTTAAAGTCTCAGGATCCATCTATGATGCTGCATTGAGTGATGTAGTTGCAGGGATCAATGCCGAATTGGCACAGATCACTATTCCCGATGGAATCGGCGTAAATATAGGCGGTACCTGGGAAGACCAGCAGGAATCATTCGGTGACCTGGGTACACTTTTGGTTTTGGTAATCGTATTGGTATATATTGTAATGGCTTCACAATTCGAATCCTTCAAAAGCCCGTTCATCATCATGTTATCGCTGCCGTTTGCTTTTACAGGGGTATTCCTCGCCTTATGGTTGACCAATACCACCCTGAATATGCTTTCGATGATCGGCGCCATCATGTTGGTGGGTATCGTAGTAAAGAACGGTATCGTATTGATCGACTATATCAACCTCAACAGGGAACGTGGAACCGGCTTGATCCCGGCTGTTGTTGCCGGGGGTAAATCCAGGTTACGCCCTGTATTGATGACCACCATGACCACCATATTGGGTATGCTCCCCATGGCATTGAAATTAGGTGAAGGTTCCGAAATGTGGCAACCGATGGGTATAGCCATCATCGGCGGGTTGACGATTTCAACCATACTGACGTTGATCGTTGTTCCTGTGGTATACACTATCTTCGGTGCCGGTGATATCAAGAAAGAACGTAAACGTTTTGCCGCTGAATTGAAAGAAATGAACCTGGAAGAAGAACAATAA
- a CDS encoding TolC family protein, with protein sequence MKIRFKQIICCIVGISISIATYAQTPQENQEPLSLTLKEAQEHALQHNKTVWNAGLSVSEAQKKVWETISSGLPQLSATLDYQNMMGFKMSLFGQSIPLEPTSTFQASVTQLLFSGSYWIGIKMSRIGEQVSETMRLQSELDIKQQIRSAYLSVLIASENKEILQKSLTDIETLAKSTEDMVKVGVAEQTDADQLKVQVASVMNNIKAVERATELAYNLLRFHLGVSMDTEVILQETLDDLMNENTVNDVLGTKFDMDANLNMMLLDQQLELANKQVLLEQASCLPTVSMFYNYTYKLKASTFDMAPANIIGLQANIPIFASGQRHSKIQQAKIKMETAQNNKDLLADQLLMQEKQLRFNLNNAIETYSVQKEAMNVSQRVLESITRKYQQGVASSMDVTTANTSLLQAQGNYISAMNDVISAQTELEKLLNTL encoded by the coding sequence ATGAAAATCAGATTTAAACAAATTATCTGTTGTATTGTCGGAATTAGCATAAGCATAGCGACTTATGCACAAACACCGCAGGAAAACCAGGAACCCCTGAGCCTTACATTGAAGGAAGCTCAGGAGCATGCTTTACAACACAACAAAACTGTTTGGAACGCCGGGCTTTCTGTTTCCGAAGCACAAAAAAAGGTTTGGGAGACAATTTCATCCGGATTGCCACAGTTGAGTGCGACTTTGGATTATCAGAACATGATGGGATTTAAAATGAGTTTGTTTGGACAATCCATCCCATTAGAACCGACCAGTACTTTTCAGGCTTCCGTAACACAATTACTTTTTAGCGGAAGTTATTGGATCGGTATCAAAATGTCGCGGATCGGAGAACAGGTTTCAGAAACGATGCGGCTACAAAGTGAGCTGGATATCAAACAACAAATCCGGAGTGCATACCTGAGTGTGTTGATCGCATCAGAAAACAAGGAAATCCTTCAGAAAAGCCTGACTGATATAGAAACGCTGGCCAAAAGCACGGAAGATATGGTAAAAGTTGGAGTGGCCGAGCAAACAGATGCCGACCAGCTAAAAGTACAGGTAGCCTCTGTAATGAATAACATCAAAGCTGTAGAGAGAGCTACTGAACTAGCATATAACCTCTTAAGATTTCACTTGGGAGTAAGTATGGATACTGAGGTCATTCTACAGGAAACATTGGATGACCTGATGAATGAAAATACGGTAAATGATGTATTGGGAACCAAATTTGATATGGACGCTAATTTAAATATGATGTTACTTGATCAACAATTGGAACTGGCCAATAAGCAGGTATTGCTGGAACAGGCATCCTGCCTACCGACAGTATCTATGTTCTACAATTATACATACAAACTGAAAGCATCTACATTTGATATGGCACCTGCAAATATTATCGGTTTACAAGCCAATATCCCGATTTTCGCATCAGGACAACGCCACTCGAAAATACAGCAGGCCAAAATAAAAATGGAGACCGCACAAAACAACAAAGATCTGCTGGCAGACCAGCTTTTAATGCAGGAAAAACAACTCCGGTTTAATTTAAATAATGCCATTGAAACGTATAGTGTCCAGAAAGAGGCGATGAATGTATCACAACGTGTACTGGAAAGTATTACAAGGAAATACCAGCAAGGAGTTGCGTCCAGTATGGATGTAACCACTGCCAATACCAGTTTGCTACAAGCACAGGGTAATTATATTTCGGCAATGAATGATGTGATATCAGCCCAGACAGAGCTTGAAAAACTTCTTAATACCTTATAA